One Archangium violaceum genomic window, TCAACAAGGCGGCATACACGTTCGGCGTCGGTCTGTTGTCCGCGGGTGCTGGTGGCTACGGCCCCATGGCCGCGATCATGGCGGCCGGAATGGTGCCGGCCATTGGCATGGGCCTCGCGAGCCTCATCGCCCGCGCCAAGTTCTCGAAGCAGGAGCGCGAGGCGGGTCAGGCGTCACTGGTGCTGGGCCTGTGCTTCATCTCCGAGGGCGCCATTCCGTTCATGGCGAAGGATCCCCTGCGTGTGATTCCGACCTGCATGATCGGCGGCGCGGTGACGGGGGCCATGTCGATGTACTTCGGCGTGCAGTTGATGGCCCCACACGGGGGACTGTTCGTGCTGCTCATCCCCAACGCGGTCAACCACGTGCTGTTGTATCTGCTGTCGATCGCCGCCGGCTCGTTGCTCGTGGGGTTCGGGTACGCGCTGGTCAAGACGGGCAAGGTGGAGCTGCCGGGGGTGACGGCGCAGGCGCAGGGCAAGTCCTGGAGCGCGGGGGCCGGGAGCGATCGCGCGGCGGCTGGCTCCAGCTGAGCGCTGCGCCAGTAGCCTCGAGTGTCCACGTGGTTCGTGGACATGGACCCGAGGCTCTCTGGATGACGTGCGGGTGACGACCCTCACCCCCCGCCCTCTCCCAGGGGGAGAGGGAGCATGCGCAACATGACTCACTGAATCAGGGTTCTCGCACCCTGAACCTCCGAACCCTCACGCCCCTGCTCGTCTCCCGGATGAGGGGTTCTCCCTCCGCGGTGCTCGCGCAGACCGCGGAAGGGGGCGCCCGCGGCCCGCTGACCGCTCTCGGAGTCAGCTCCGCGTGCGGGGCAGCTCCACCCGGAAGGTGGAGCCCACGCCCAGCTGGCTGCTCACGGTGATCCGGCCGCCCATCGCCTCGAGGATCTCCCGGGCGATCCACAGCCCCAGGCCGAAGCCGCCGTAGTGGCGCTCGGACACGGCGCGCTCGAAGCGGCCGAAGACGCGCTCCAGGTGCTCCGGGGCGATGCCGATGCCCGCGTCGCGCACGATGATGTGGGCGCGTCCTTCCCCGGCTTCCACGGTGATGTCGATGGGATTGCCCTGCCCGTACTTCACCGCGTTGGAGACGAGGTTCGTCACCACCTGCTCCAGCCGCGGCCGATCCCAGCTCCCGGGGACCGGAGCCGGTGCGCGCAGGGCGAGCAGCGAGCCCGTGCGCGCCAGCTCCGGCTCGAAGCGCGTCACCACGTCGCGCACCAGGGCGGTGAGCTCCAGCGGCTCCGGCCGTGGCGCGAGCCGGCCCTCTCCCAGCCGGGACACGTCCAGCAGATCATTCACCAGGCTCATCTGTCGCTTCACCTGCCGGTCCACCACCTCCAGGCCGTGACGCAGCCGCTCCGGGGAGAGCGCCTGGGGATCTCTCGCGAGCGCTCCCTGGAGGCGCTGCACCTGGAGCAGGAGGGCGGTGACGGGCGTGCGCAGCTCGTGGCTGGCGATGGCGAGGAACTCCTCGCGCAGGCGGATGGCATCCCGCGCGTCGCGGTAGTGGCGGGCGTTGTCGATGGCCAGGGCGGCGCGCTGGGCCAGCTCCTGCGCCAGCGCGAGATCCTGCGGGTCATAGCTGTGCCGCGAGGAGACGAAGGACATCGCGCCGATGGTCTGGCCGCGCACCCGCAGGGGCACGCACAGGTAGGAGCGCGCCGCGGCCTCGCAGGGCAGGTAGGGGTCCTCGCGCGATGGGAACGGGCGGTGGGTGCAGTCCGCGCACAGCTCCGGCCGCCCCGAGGTGATGACGCGCGAGATGGCGGACTCCCCGGGCGCCAGCGGCCCCATTTCTCGCGGCGGCTCCAGCAACTCCCCGGAGCTGGCGGTGGCCACGCAGCTCACCGTGTCTTCGCCGCCGAGCAGGTACACGAAGCACCCATCCGCGTACGTGGGGACGGCCAGGTGCGCCACCCGCTCCAGCGTCACCTCGTGGTCCAGCGAGCTGGCCAGGGCGTTGCTGGCCGCCGCGAGGAAGCGCAGGGCCTCCTCGGTGCGCTTGCGCTCGGTGATGTCCGCCATCATGCACAGGCACAGCTGCCTGCCGCCCACCACGCTCACGGAGGTGGCCCACAGGGAGATGTGGATGGGCGTGCCGTCCCGCCGGATGCGGAGCGTCTCCCGGGCGAGGATGGAGCCGCCGCGGGCGATGTGCGCGAGGTTGTCGCGCAGCTCCTCTCGCTTGTCCTCGGACACGATGGGGGTGGGCCGGCCGAGCACCTCCTCGGCCTTCCAGTCGAAGATGCGCTCGGCGGCGGGATTCCACAGGCGCACCGTGCCGTCCAGCTCCAGCAGGCTGATGGCCATGGGCGAGGCCTGGATGATGGCCTCGAGCGTGAGGTGGGCGTCGCGCAGCGCCTCGCGCGCCTCGCGCTCCTGGGCGAAGAGCCGGGCGCGATCCAGCGCCTGGGCGGCGTGGTGGGCCAGCAGCGAGAGGAAGACGCGCTCGTCGTCGTCGAAGCGGTGCACCCCGGGGAAGCCCAGGGCGAGCACGCCCAGGTCACGCTCGTCCACGCGCAGCGGCAGGAAGGCCAGGGCGAGCGGGGGCGAGGCGGGGGCCAGCTCGCTCAGGTTCCGCTCCGTCATGGGATAGCGGCGGGCGAACTCCTCCTGGGATTCGAGCAGGACCGGCTGCCCGTGCTGGAGGGCATCATCCAGGGGCGTGCCCTGCCCGAGCATCAGGGTCTCCACGGTCCTGGCCACCTCGGGCTGGAGCCCCACACCGCGCAGCAGCCGGGCGTGGGTGTGGGAAGCGTCGAGCAGCCACAGGCATGCCACCTGGGCACCGATGGCCGCCACACCCTGGTCGATGACCACCTCCGCCACGCGCGCGACGGTGAGGACCTGGGAGAGGGCGGCGTTGAGCGTCTGGAGTCGGGCGGTGCGCGCGGCCACGCGCTCGGCGCGGGTGCGGGCCTGCCGCGCGGTCTCGTAGAGCCAGGCGCGCTCCAGGGCCTGGGCGCTCTGCCGCGCCAGGTCCAGCAGCAGACCGCGCTCGTCCGGGCTGAACGTCCGGGCCGTGTCGAAGCCGAAGGCGATGGCGCCCAGGGTCCTCCCGCGCAGCCGCAGCGGCAGGGCGGCCACGGCGCGTGTCACCGCCGGCTCCGCGACGAGGCTCTCCGGTGACGAGGCGGCGAGCTCCTCCCGCGACTCCACCCACACGGGCTCTCCCTCGCGGTACGCCCTGGCCACGGGCAGCGGCGCGGTGGTGGGGAAGCGGACCGGGTGCGCCAGGGTCCGGGGCGGCAGGTTCCGGTGGCCCACCACCTCGAGCTGCCCGGGCACGTCCGTCATGGGGGCGACGGCCAGGGCCCGGTCCGCGCCGATGGCGGCGCTCATCTCCTCGACGATGACGCGGGCCACGTCCGCGGGGGAGATGGCCTCGCAGAGGGCCTCGGTGACGCGCTGCATGCGCGCGAGCCGCTCGGCGGCCACCTCCGCCGCGTGCCGGGCCCGGCGCTCGGACTCGTAGGCGCGCGCCACGTCCAGCGCCAGTCCCGCGCGCTCCACCAGCCCCTGGAGCAGCAGCAGCTCGGCCTTCTCGAAGGGGGGCTCGTCCAGACCGCGCAGGACGGTGAGCGTGCCCAGGGAGCGCTGGCGCGCGCGCAGGGGCAGCAGCAGCAGGTGGGCGGAGGTGAGGGGCGCCAGGCCCGGCGCGTGGCGCTCCGGGTGCTGGGAGCGGGCCAGCTCCTCGGGGGAACAGAAGAGGGGACCGCCGGTGCGCAGGAGCTCCGCGAGGGGGTGCTCGTCCGCGCGCAGGGGCACGGTGGCCAGGTGCCGCAACAGGGGGAGCGTCCGCGACTCCGCGTGCGCCGACGTCACCGGGTTCAGCCAGAGGCCATCCTCGGACAGCAGGCGCACATGGCAGGTGGTGCCCAGCCGGGGGACCACCAGCGCACACAGGCGCTCCAGCACGGCGGGAGGTTCCAGGCCGGCTTCGGCCAGCTGGTGGGACGCGTCCGCGAGCAGCGTCAGACGCTCGGCGTCCGGCACCCTGGATTCCTGCGCGCGTACCTCTCTGGCTCCAGCTCCCACGGGATCTCCGCCTGATGCCCATGTGAGCACGAAACCGCGAGTCTCGGAGCATCCGGGGAGTTGGGCATCCCACAAGCTACCGGGTAAACGATGGATTCCAGACGGATGGTTCCCCGGGGCGTGTGAGCTCGTTGGAGCCACAAGGAGGCCGTAGGCCTCGGAGTGTGCGCCGGGCGTGACGGACAGTGGATAAACACACTGGTATTCCTTGGAATCCTTGGAAGAACGGTGCCAGAACGGTGGCAAAGGGCTGTTCCCGGGCCGGGGTTGGGCTAGAGGAGGCGCCCATGAGTGCATCGTCTCCAGCCATCCCCACCGCTCCGGAATCTCCGGACCCCTACAAACGCATCGCCACGATGGCGCTGGGTGCGCTGGGCATCGTCTACGGGGATATTGGCACCAGCCCGCTGTACGCGCTGCGCGAGTGCTTCACCGGGGAGCACGGCGTGCAGCCGACGCACGACAACGTGCTGGGGGTGCTGTCGCTCATCTTCTGGGCGCTCATCATCGTGGTGTCGGTGAAGTACCTGGTGTTCGTGATGAGGGCGGACAACCGGGGCGAGGGCGGGATCCTCGCGTTGATGGCGCTGGCGATGCAGCGCAAGCGCGGTGAGGAGGTGAAGGTGCGCCCGGTGGTCATCACCCTGGGCATCTTCGGGGCGGCGCTGCTGTATGGGGACGGGCTCATCACCCCGGCCATCTCGGTGCTGAGCGCGGTGGAGGGCTTGAGCGTGGCCACGCCGCTCTTCGAGCCGTACATCCAACCGCTGACCATCCTCATCCTGGTGGGGCTGTTCCTGATCCAGCGTCACGGGACGGCGGGGATTGGCGCCATCTTCGGGCCCTTCATGCTGGTGTGGTTCTTCACGCTGGCGGTGCTGGGCGTGAAGGAAATGGTGACGTACCCGGCGGTGGTGTGGGCGTTCTCGCCGCTGCAGGCGGTGCGCTTCTTCATGGAGAACCACTGGCACGGCTTCCTGGTGCTGGGCGGGGTGTTCCTGGTGGTGACGGGTGGCGAGGCGCTCTACGCGGACATGGGCCACTTCGGCTGGAGGCCCATCAGGTGGGCGTGGTTCACGGTGGTGCTGCCGGCGCTGATGCTCAACTACATGGGGCAGGGGGCGCTGCTCCTGCGTGAGCCGGGCGCGGCGAGCAACCCCTTCTACAAGCTGGCGCCGGATTGGGCGCTCTACCCGCTGGTGGTGCTGGCCACGGGGGCGACGGTGATCGCCTCGCAGGCGCTCATCTCGGGGGTGTTCTCCATCACCCAGCAGGCCATCCAGCTGGGCTACAGCCCGCGCCTGGAGGTGGTGCACACGTCGGCGGAGGAGCGGGGTCAAATCTACCTGCCGGGCATCAACCTGGTGATGCTGGTGGGCGTCATCGTGCTGGTGCTGGGCTTCAAGTCGTCCACGAACCTGGCGTCGGCCTACGGCATCGCGGTGACGTCGACGATGGGGATTACGACGGGGCTGGCGTACGTGGTGGCGCGCGAGCGGTGGAACGTGTCGAGGCTGGTGGCGCTGCCGGTGGCGGGGGCGTTCGCGCTGGTGGACCTGAGCTTCTTCGGGGCCAACGTGGTGAAGATCTCCGCGGGCGGCTGGTTCCCGCTGCTGCTGGCGCTGGCGGTGTTCACGCTGATGACGACGTGGAAGCGGGGCCGGGACATCCTGGCCAACCGGCTGCGCAGCAGCACCATGCCGCTGAAGGATCTGCTGGCGAGCTTCGGGGACCACCAGCCGGTGCGGGTGCCGGGGACGGCCATCTTCATGACGGGCAGCCCCGAGGGCACGCCGCCCGCGCTGCTGCACAACCTCAAGCACAACAAGGTGCTGCACGAGCAGGTGATGTTGCTCACCATCGCCTCGGAGGAGGTGCCGCACGTGCCGGTGGAGGACCGGGTGGAGGTCATCAAGCTGGAGGAGGGCTTCGTGCGGGTGATTGCCCGGTACGGCTTCATGGAGAACCCGAGCATCCCGGACATCCTCAAGCGGGCCCGGGAGAAGGGGTTGCAGTTCAACCTGATGGGGACGTCGTTCTTCCTGGGCCGTGAGACGTTGATACCGAGCAAGAAGCCGGGGATGGCGATGTGGCGGGAGGCGCTGTTCGCGTGGATGTCGCGCAACGCACGCAGCGCGACGGCGTACTTCCGGATTCCGCCCAACCGGGTGGTGGAGCTGGGAGCCCAGGTGGAGTTGTAGGGTGGACGGGAGCCGCGCCGGGTTCGTCACGCAGCGGACGTGAGGGCTTCGACCGCTGGACATTGCGGCGCGTGCACGCTCCTCGCGTGAGGCACGCAGTCACTACTGATTTGCCCAGCGTGGGTGCTTCGTTGCCCACGCTGGGGAATCTTCATGCGCGATACCTGCTCGCCTGCTCGCTTTTCCGGCCCGCTCTCTGCTTTCGGTGTGGCGTTGTCCCTCCTGACGTTCGTCGGCCTCGTGTCCGGTTGCGGTGTCTATTATGACGAGCACCGGGGAGCGCGCGCCCGCTGTGACGACGCGCCCGGGCTGGAGTCCCCCTCGAGGCCCCGCCCCGGGGTTCCCACCCCCCAGACACCTCCCGGGATTCCCACCTCCTCGGAGCGCGGCGGCTTCGTCGTCGTGACGGGGGATGACGCCGACGACCTGTGGCACTGCGAGGAGCGCCGCTGCGGTGGCCTCTTCCCCTCGCTCTTCCGTGCCGCGCTCTCCCGCTCGCGCTCCGGGGGCCAGGGCATCCTCGCCATCGGCGTCAACGGTGGGCAGGCGCTGAGCACCTTCAACGGCTGGAACGACACCGCGAACGGTGGCCCCGGCGCCCGCGTCACCCACGTGCGCACCCTCGAGGCCATCTCCCAGGTGGACTTCAACCGCTTCGCCTTCGTCTATCTGCCCTCGGCGGACAAGCACACGCTGGGAGGCCTCTCCGAGCAGCAGATCTCCGCGCTCAACGCGCGCCAGCCGGACCTCGCGCACTTCATCAACGAGCGGGGCGGCTCGCTCATCGCGCTCACCCAGGCCGAGGTCCCCGGGGGCTGGGGCTTCCTCCCCCTGCCGCTGGACACCGCGGACATCCTCTTCGACTTCGCCGAGCCCACCGCGGGGCTCCTCGAGTTCGCGCCCACCATCAGCTCCGCCGAGCTCAGCCACAAGTCCTTCCACAACGTCTTCACCGGGCCGAGTGGTTTCTCGGGCCTGCGCGTGCTCGCGTACAACAACGAGGTCTACAACCCGCACTCGGGCCAGCCGGTGATGCTGGGGGGCTCGGGCGTCATCCTCACCTCGGAGAACTGCGCGGACGGGCTCGACAACGACGGGGACGGCGCGGCGGACGCTCAGGACACGGACTGCCACGTGTGCGGCAACGGCACCGTGGACCCCGGCGAGGCGTGTGACGACGGCAACCCCAGGGACGGGGACGGCTGCGACGCCTCGTGCAGGTGGGAGGGCGAGAACCACGCGCCCGACGCCACCTGCCAGGATGTGTCCGTGTGCACCGACCCCGGGGTGTGCGTCGCCACCGTCGGCGGCCTGGCCACCGGCACGGATGCGGATGGGGACACGCTCTCGTGGAGTCTGAGCCCGAGGGGGCCGTATGCCCCGGGTGAGTACGGTGTCAGCGTCACCGCCTCGGATGGCCGTGCGCAGGACGCGTGCTGGTCCCGGGTGAGTGTGCGCGACTGCGAGGCTCCCACGCTCGTGTGCCCCGCGGACTTCCGCGTGGAGTGCTCCGGTCAGGGTCTGGCCCGCGTCGAGCCGCCGGAGGCCACCGCCACCGACAACTGCGGCCCGGCCACCGTGACGCCGCCCGCTGGACGTGCCCTGCCCATGGGCTCGCACACGCTCGAGTACTCGGCGGTGGATGCTTCCGGCAACACCGCGGCCTGTGCCCCCACCGTCACCGTGGTGGACACGCTGCCGCCCGAGGTCTCCCTGGCCTCGCCCGTTTCCGTCTGGCCCGCCGACCAGCGCTACCAGACCGTCCGCCTCGAGGACTGCATCCTGGTGCGCGACGTGTGCGACGGCGGCCTCAGGCCCAACGGGGTCGCCGCCTCCGTCTCCTGCGTCTCCTCCGATGAGCCCCGGAGCAGCACCGCCGAGCCGGATGTCATCTTCGTGGACGCCACCACCGTGAAGGTCCGCGCGGACCGCTCGGCCCACGGGGATGGCCGCGTGTACTCGCTCCACTTCGAGGTGCGCGACACGGCGGGCAATGTCACCCGGGGCGTGTGCCCCGTGGGGGTGCCCTCGGCTTCCGGGGGTGCTCCCGCGAACGACAGCGGAGAGGTGTGGCGCTCCTGCCGCCCCGAGAGCGGGGCGTCGCAGTGGAAGTCCATTTCGCTGGCGCAGTGAGCCCGGTACCCTCACCCCGGCCCTCTCCCGGGGGGAGAGGGGGTTATGGGCTACTCGTCGAGCAGCATCGGCGAGAAGCCCGCCGCGTCACATGAGGCCAGCACGTAGCGAATCCCGGCCCGCTCTCCCGTGAAGCCGGCCGGGATTCCTCCCGCGTGCAGGTGCCCGTACACGCACACCTTCGGCTTGAACGCCTCGATGGGCCCCAGGAACGCCGTGGGCTTCTCGTTCGCGTACATCGGCGGGAAGTGCACCGCCACCACCCGCGTCAGCGGCTCGGCGCTCTCCTTCTCCTTCTTCTCCGCGTCGGCGATGGATGTCATCAGCCGCCGCGTCTCCCGCTCCACGTACCCCGAGTCGCCCTGCTCGTCCCCCATCTCCCCGCCCGGCATCGGCGGGGCCTCGGGCGCCGTCCACAACCGCGTGCCCGCGATGACCCACCGCCCGATGACGAAGGCGCTGTTGTGCAGGAAGCCCTCCAGCGTCTTGTACGGCTCCAGCAGCTTGCGCAGCTTCGACGCCGAGTCTCCCCACCAATAGTCGTGGTTGCCGCGCACCAGCACCTTGCGCCCCGGCCGCTCGTCCAACCACTTCAGATCGTCCAGCACCTCCGTGGGCCGCGTGGCCCACGAGATGTCTCCCACCACCAGCACCACGTCCTCGGGACGCACCTTCTCGTCCCAGGCGCGCTGAAGCGGCAGCGGGTGCTCCGTCCACCCGAACCGGTGCATGTCCTTGTTGCGTGTGGAGGGAAGGTGGGTGTCCCCAATGGCGAAGAGACGCATGCCCCTCTCCTAACCCAGCCCGCTCCCCGCGTCGCCTCCGACATGCCTCCTCGCCGCGTGACCCTGCGGGCTGACCGATGCTCGAACCCAGGACACTTCCCGGGTTTTCTTGATTTTATTTCCAGTCGAACTTTCCGCGTACATCAAGAAAAGGCATGATGCCGGGTGCGCTCCAGCCTCCCGAAGGAGCGGAGCCGTCGCTTCACCCCTCGTACACCCCCCCAAAGGAGTGCTGAGCATGCACCCGTTCCGTAAGCAGATGGTGGCCACGCTGGCCGCCGCGCTCTCGTTGGCCGCGTGCGGTCCGCAGGAGCCCACCGCCCCCACCCCCCCCGCCGCCGTCGAGGACTCGCGTACCCCCGCGCAGCGCGAGGCCGAGCGCACCCCGTATGAGCTGGACAGTGCCTTCGCCCAGGCCGCCGCCGAGTTCAACGTCCCGGCCGACCTGCTCAAGGCCATCTCCTACGCCGAGACGCACTGGGAGATGGTGAAGGGCGAGGTGGAGTTCGAGGGCATGCCGGCGGCGTATGGCCTGATGGCCCTGCGTGGCGACAACGTGACGCTGGCGGCGCGCCTGGCGGGCGTGTCCGAGGAGGCGGTGCGGACCGAGCCGTTGCACAACATCCGGGGCGCGGCGGCGTTGCTCTCCGCGTACGCCGATGAGCTGAAGGTGGAGCGCGAGGACCTGGGCGCGTGGGCGCCGGCCGCCGCGAAGCTCAGTGGCATCACGCACGGCGGGGCGCAGGCGCAGTACATCCACAACCAGGTGTACGACGTGATGCGCAAGGGCGCGGTGGCCAGCACGCCCGGGGGCGCGGTGGCGGTGTCGCTGAGGCCCACTCAGGTGCGGGCACAATTCGCCTCGCCGGGCGTGAACGCGATGGCCGCGGGTCCGGACTACGCCGCCGCCATCTGGCGCCCGTCCCCCAACTACAACTCGCGTCCCACCGACGGCTCCGGGGACGTGCAGTTGATCGTCATCCACACGTGTGAGAGCGGCTACTCGAGCTGCTGGAGCTGGCTGACGAACTCCACCTCGGGCGTGAGCGCGCACTACGTGGTGAACGAGAGCGGCTCGGAGATTTCGCAGCTGGTGCTCGAGGCCAACCGCGGCTGGCACGTGGGCGCCACCTACGACTGCGGCCTCAACGGCAGCGTGATGTGCGACCTGCAGGGCAAGTCGGTGAACCACTTCTCGGTGGGCATCGAGCACGGTGGCTACGCCAGCCAGGCGTCCTTCCCGGACGGGCAGATCGACGCCTCGGCGAAGCTCTCGTGCGACATCTCCAGGGACCAGGCGATCGTCCGCGACAGCTACCACATCGTGGCGCACGGGCGTTTGCAGCCCTACAACCGCACGGACCCGGGTCCCAACTGGCCGTGGTCCTCGTACATCGGCAAGGTGCAGGACTACTGCAATCCCTCGCTGATCATCGACAGCAACAACGCCAACAACGACACCTCCAAGGGCTACATCGAGGTGTCGGCGAACTGGACGTCCTCGACCCTGGCGTCGGACTACTACGGCTCGGGCTACTACGCCGCCCCCACCGCGGCGGTGTCCGACCCGGCGACGTTCTACTTCTACCTGCCGGTCG contains:
- a CDS encoding GAF domain-containing protein; this translates as MPDAERLTLLADASHQLAEAGLEPPAVLERLCALVVPRLGTTCHVRLLSEDGLWLNPVTSAHAESRTLPLLRHLATVPLRADEHPLAELLRTGGPLFCSPEELARSQHPERHAPGLAPLTSAHLLLLPLRARQRSLGTLTVLRGLDEPPFEKAELLLLQGLVERAGLALDVARAYESERRARHAAEVAAERLARMQRVTEALCEAISPADVARVIVEEMSAAIGADRALAVAPMTDVPGQLEVVGHRNLPPRTLAHPVRFPTTAPLPVARAYREGEPVWVESREELAASSPESLVAEPAVTRAVAALPLRLRGRTLGAIAFGFDTARTFSPDERGLLLDLARQSAQALERAWLYETARQARTRAERVAARTARLQTLNAALSQVLTVARVAEVVIDQGVAAIGAQVACLWLLDASHTHARLLRGVGLQPEVARTVETLMLGQGTPLDDALQHGQPVLLESQEEFARRYPMTERNLSELAPASPPLALAFLPLRVDERDLGVLALGFPGVHRFDDDERVFLSLLAHHAAQALDRARLFAQEREAREALRDAHLTLEAIIQASPMAISLLELDGTVRLWNPAAERIFDWKAEEVLGRPTPIVSEDKREELRDNLAHIARGGSILARETLRIRRDGTPIHISLWATSVSVVGGRQLCLCMMADITERKRTEEALRFLAAASNALASSLDHEVTLERVAHLAVPTYADGCFVYLLGGEDTVSCVATASSGELLEPPREMGPLAPGESAISRVITSGRPELCADCTHRPFPSREDPYLPCEAAARSYLCVPLRVRGQTIGAMSFVSSRHSYDPQDLALAQELAQRAALAIDNARHYRDARDAIRLREEFLAIASHELRTPVTALLLQVQRLQGALARDPQALSPERLRHGLEVVDRQVKRQMSLVNDLLDVSRLGEGRLAPRPEPLELTALVRDVVTRFEPELARTGSLLALRAPAPVPGSWDRPRLEQVVTNLVSNAVKYGQGNPIDITVEAGEGRAHIIVRDAGIGIAPEHLERVFGRFERAVSERHYGGFGLGLWIAREILEAMGGRITVSSQLGVGSTFRVELPRTRS
- a CDS encoding potassium transporter Kup codes for the protein MSASSPAIPTAPESPDPYKRIATMALGALGIVYGDIGTSPLYALRECFTGEHGVQPTHDNVLGVLSLIFWALIIVVSVKYLVFVMRADNRGEGGILALMALAMQRKRGEEVKVRPVVITLGIFGAALLYGDGLITPAISVLSAVEGLSVATPLFEPYIQPLTILILVGLFLIQRHGTAGIGAIFGPFMLVWFFTLAVLGVKEMVTYPAVVWAFSPLQAVRFFMENHWHGFLVLGGVFLVVTGGEALYADMGHFGWRPIRWAWFTVVLPALMLNYMGQGALLLREPGAASNPFYKLAPDWALYPLVVLATGATVIASQALISGVFSITQQAIQLGYSPRLEVVHTSAEERGQIYLPGINLVMLVGVIVLVLGFKSSTNLASAYGIAVTSTMGITTGLAYVVARERWNVSRLVALPVAGAFALVDLSFFGANVVKISAGGWFPLLLALAVFTLMTTWKRGRDILANRLRSSTMPLKDLLASFGDHQPVRVPGTAIFMTGSPEGTPPALLHNLKHNKVLHEQVMLLTIASEEVPHVPVEDRVEVIKLEEGFVRVIARYGFMENPSIPDILKRAREKGLQFNLMGTSFFLGRETLIPSKKPGMAMWREALFAWMSRNARSATAYFRIPPNRVVELGAQVEL
- a CDS encoding HYR domain-containing protein → MSLLTFVGLVSGCGVYYDEHRGARARCDDAPGLESPSRPRPGVPTPQTPPGIPTSSERGGFVVVTGDDADDLWHCEERRCGGLFPSLFRAALSRSRSGGQGILAIGVNGGQALSTFNGWNDTANGGPGARVTHVRTLEAISQVDFNRFAFVYLPSADKHTLGGLSEQQISALNARQPDLAHFINERGGSLIALTQAEVPGGWGFLPLPLDTADILFDFAEPTAGLLEFAPTISSAELSHKSFHNVFTGPSGFSGLRVLAYNNEVYNPHSGQPVMLGGSGVILTSENCADGLDNDGDGAADAQDTDCHVCGNGTVDPGEACDDGNPRDGDGCDASCRWEGENHAPDATCQDVSVCTDPGVCVATVGGLATGTDADGDTLSWSLSPRGPYAPGEYGVSVTASDGRAQDACWSRVSVRDCEAPTLVCPADFRVECSGQGLARVEPPEATATDNCGPATVTPPAGRALPMGSHTLEYSAVDASGNTAACAPTVTVVDTLPPEVSLASPVSVWPADQRYQTVRLEDCILVRDVCDGGLRPNGVAASVSCVSSDEPRSSTAEPDVIFVDATTVKVRADRSAHGDGRVYSLHFEVRDTAGNVTRGVCPVGVPSASGGAPANDSGEVWRSCRPESGASQWKSISLAQ
- a CDS encoding metallophosphoesterase: MRLFAIGDTHLPSTRNKDMHRFGWTEHPLPLQRAWDEKVRPEDVVLVVGDISWATRPTEVLDDLKWLDERPGRKVLVRGNHDYWWGDSASKLRKLLEPYKTLEGFLHNSAFVIGRWVIAGTRLWTAPEAPPMPGGEMGDEQGDSGYVERETRRLMTSIADAEKKEKESAEPLTRVVAVHFPPMYANEKPTAFLGPIEAFKPKVCVYGHLHAGGIPAGFTGERAGIRYVLASCDAAGFSPMLLDE
- a CDS encoding N-acetylmuramoyl-L-alanine amidase; this encodes MHPFRKQMVATLAAALSLAACGPQEPTAPTPPAAVEDSRTPAQREAERTPYELDSAFAQAAAEFNVPADLLKAISYAETHWEMVKGEVEFEGMPAAYGLMALRGDNVTLAARLAGVSEEAVRTEPLHNIRGAAALLSAYADELKVEREDLGAWAPAAAKLSGITHGGAQAQYIHNQVYDVMRKGAVASTPGGAVAVSLRPTQVRAQFASPGVNAMAAGPDYAAAIWRPSPNYNSRPTDGSGDVQLIVIHTCESGYSSCWSWLTNSTSGVSAHYVVNESGSEISQLVLEANRGWHVGATYDCGLNGSVMCDLQGKSVNHFSVGIEHGGYASQASFPDGQIDASAKLSCDISRDQAIVRDSYHIVAHGRLQPYNRTDPGPNWPWSSYIGKVQDYCNPSLIIDSNNANNDTSKGYIEVSANWTSSTLASDYYGSGYYAAPTAAVSDPATFYFYLPVAATKTIDAWWSAGTNRSTTAPFLITHASGTATVKVNQQTGGGAWNTLGTWSFPAGWNKVQLSRWTTSGYYVIADALRVR